The window GGCCTGTGCCGACACCCAGTTCGAGCGCGGCCCCGTCTCCCGCCAGTTTCTCGAGGACGTCGAGCTGTGCCTCACTCACGTCGACGTACAGGTCATCGTACGCCTCGGCGATCAGGTCGCCGTAGGTCGGCGCTTCGTACCCCTTCATGTCCTCACGCTCCCGTGTCACCTTCTCGTCTACCGCGCGCGAGGAGAGCAGCGCGGCGACCGTGCAGAGTATGACCAGTCACCTCATCGCAGACTCGTGCGGAGGGCGCGGCACCCCCTGCCGAGATGCGGACGCCGCCGTGGAGCGTCACTTCTGCCAGTAGGCAAACTCCATCTCGTAACAGGCGGCCTCGAGATCGGCCACGTGGTCCTGGAAGTACTTCTGCGCGTCCTTGATCGCCTCGTTATACACGCTCGGCGCCAGCTCCTCGAGGAAGAAGTCGAGAAGCAGCCTGGACTGCAGTTCGCCGCAATCCATCTCCAGCTTCTCCTCGAAGT of the Candidatus Effluviviaceae Genus V sp. genome contains:
- a CDS encoding DUF2164 family protein, which gives rise to MSITLPDEARRQALASISRYFEEKLEMDCGELQSRLLLDFFLEELAPSVYNEAIKDAQKYFQDHVADLEAACYEMEFAYWQK